CGCCGCCCGCGATACAAGGGCCGCTCACTCATTCCGTGCGCTCACGCAAGACATACGGCTCAACATGAACGTTTCGTAAAGATTAGAAGGGACCAAACGCCAGCCAGGAAGCGCCTTTTGCTACAGATCCCTCAAGTATGGCGCAGGCTTCTGGCCAAGTATTCTCCAGGTCCCGGCAAGCCCGATTCCTACGGCAACCACAACTGCAACGAGCGCTGCCAATATCGCGCTCATTGGCGACAAGTCAAAACTCAGCCTCATGATGCGCGTTATTATCGCCCATCCGGCAATGGAGCCCGCGATGAAGCCAAATATGGCCGTCGACAGGGCGATCACTCCATACTCGATTATATAGGCCGTCAGCAGATGCGCGCGGGTTGCGCCGATGGTCTTCAGCACAACCGCGTCATAGAGTCGTGCCTGATGCGACGCCGCCATCGCGCCCGCCAGGACCAGCACGCTCGCCGCGAGCGCGATTGAAGCTGCCGCCCGCACGGCGAGCGCCAGTTGGGACACCATGTCGTCCACCGCCTGCAGCGCGTCCCGTACACGCACGCTCGTCACCACGGGAAAAGTTTCCGCGGCCTTGCGCAGCAGCGCTGCCTCCCGCGTGATCAGAGCGTTGTCCGCGATCTCGCCGCGTGGCCAGCTCAGCGTCGCGAGGTCGGTGTGAGGGGCTCCCGCAAAGGTGTTCGGCGTGAAGACCATCACGAAATTGATGCCGAGCGAACGCCATTCCAGCTTGCGAAGATTGGCGATCCGCGCCTCGATGCGGCGGCCGAGCACATTGACGGTGACAACGTCTCCGATACTCAGACGGAGCTTCTCCGCGATCTCGCTCTCGAAGGAGACGAGCGGGGGACCGGCATAATCGGCGGGCCACCATTCCCCGGCAACGAGCTTCGAATTCTCGGGTACGGTCGCGGAATAGGTGATGCCGCGATCGCCGTCGAGCACCCACTGCACGTCCTCCGGAGCCTTGTAGCCGTCGGCGGGCTCGCCCTTCAGCGTCAACAGGCGTCCCCGCAACATCGGAACCTGCTCGATCTTGGCGTTGGGCGCCTCGTCCGTCAGAAACGTCCGGAACTCCTCAGCCTGGTTCCCGGGCACATCAAGGAAGAAAAAGCTCGGCGCCTGCGCGGGCAAGCTGCCCGTGAGCTGGTTACGCAGGTTTGTCTCGATGAGGGCGAGCGTCACGATCAGCGTGATTCCGAGCCCAAGGGACAACACCAGGGACGGTGTCGGCGCCGCCGGGCGGTGGACGTTAGCGATAGCCAGCCGCATCGCCGGCCGCTGCACCCGTGGCAGCGCGCGGGCGAGACGCATGAGCCCGCTCGCCACCAGTCGCAGCAGGAGGAAGACAGCGGCTGCGGCGGCAACGAACATCAGCGCGAGCCAGCGGTCGTAAGAGAAGACCACAGCAACGGTCACCAGAGCGGCTATGGCGAGGGCCAGGGCAACAACATAGCGACGCCGCGGCAGGCGGCGGTCGAGCTGCACGGCCGAACGGAACAAGGCCGTCACGGGCACATCATGGGCGCGGCCGAGGGGTAGCAGGGCAAAGACGAAGGCGGTGAGCAGCCCATAGAGGGCGGCCAGCGCCAGTTCCAGCGGAGCGAAACTTGGCTCAAGCGGCAGCGGAATAAGCGTACGCCCAACCGTCGAAAGCAGGAAGGGCACTGTCGCCCCCAGCGCCATGCCGATTGCGACGCCGATCAGCGCCATCAGCATAACCTGAATCAGATAGATGGCCACCACCTGGCCGCCCGGGGCGCCTATGCTCTTCAGCGTCGCGATCGACGGTCGCTTACGATCCACGAAGGCATTCACCGCATTCGCAACGCCGACACCGCCGACAAGCAACGCTGTCAGCCCGACGAGGGTGAGGAACTGGGTAAAGCGCTCGATCTCGCGGGCGAGGCGCGGCGCGGCCTCGAGGCGGCTGCGCATCTCCCAGCCGGTGTCGGGAAAAGCCTGCTTCACGGCGCTCTGAATCGTGGCGAGCGCCGCATCATCATCGGCGCCCGGCGGCAGCACGAGGCGATAAGTCCAGCGGACGAGGC
This portion of the Chelatococcus sp. YT9 genome encodes:
- a CDS encoding FtsX-like permease family protein encodes the protein MQGFVADRSGWAGLTLVVRLALREMRGGLRGFGIFLACVALGVAAIAAVGSVGRSLTDGLASQGRLILGGDLSYSLVQREATESEQAFLAARGDLSSVATLRAMVVAGDKGSALVEVKAVDGRYPSLGALETDPPLPREALGVTDGAYGAFADPVLLARLGLKAGDRVTLGHLPLILKAAIVTEPDKVVAGVGFGPRLMISQEALKASGLLQPGSLVRWTYRLVLPPGADDDAALATIQSAVKQAFPDTGWEMRSRLEAAPRLAREIERFTQFLTLVGLTALLVGGVGVANAVNAFVDRKRPSIATLKSIGAPGGQVVAIYLIQVMLMALIGVAIGMALGATVPFLLSTVGRTLIPLPLEPSFAPLELALAALYGLLTAFVFALLPLGRAHDVPVTALFRSAVQLDRRLPRRRYVVALALAIAALVTVAVVFSYDRWLALMFVAAAAAVFLLLRLVASGLMRLARALPRVQRPAMRLAIANVHRPAAPTPSLVLSLGLGITLIVTLALIETNLRNQLTGSLPAQAPSFFFLDVPGNQAEEFRTFLTDEAPNAKIEQVPMLRGRLLTLKGEPADGYKAPEDVQWVLDGDRGITYSATVPENSKLVAGEWWPADYAGPPLVSFESEIAEKLRLSIGDVVTVNVLGRRIEARIANLRKLEWRSLGINFVMVFTPNTFAGAPHTDLATLSWPRGEIADNALITREAALLRKAAETFPVVTSVRVRDALQAVDDMVSQLALAVRAAASIALAASVLVLAGAMAASHQARLYDAVVLKTIGATRAHLLTAYIIEYGVIALSTAIFGFIAGSIAGWAIITRIMRLSFDLSPMSAILAALVAVVVAVGIGLAGTWRILGQKPAPYLRDL